TCACACAAACTTGAATAGCTTAAACGTTTATAAGATGCTATGGCCAAACCCACTTGCTCAGACAAAGGTCTCAGCCGCTATAAGTCACAAGTGCATTACtctgcaaaacaaaaaatgtaatttGACATGGGCTTTTGCATGTGATGCGACCTCTCAAGTTTTCAACAACCGGGGATTGCGACTTTGTGCCAGTGTGAAGTAACGGAACACACAGGCTCCATATAGGTCACCTATGGCCGAAACCTTTCCCATTCTCTTCACTCATAGTGCAGGCTGGAGTCTCTGGCTCAAGATGAGGTGACAATGCGCTCACCAACATCACTTTTACAAAGGGGACATAATGCATTGATCTTTAACCATTTGTCAACACACTCAACATGAAAGACATGGAAGCAGGGCAACTCCCTGAGCTCATCATCATCCACATATTTTGCCAAGCATATACAGCAAACCTGCACCGGGTAGAAAGTAGATAACCATGTGAATTACAAGCACATCAATTACATAACAAATGTCAGCTCATGgttttgtcccatttgaaaaggAGCGTACAGGTGAAGTTACAGGAATGACAAGCAAATTCAGAAACTGGTGTTTAGAGGCTAAGTAAAAACTAATGCAAATCCAGCCACTTGTGCAGAAAGGGAGttcaaacattttaaaaataatttggcAGGATTTTCCTGAGTTTTGTGTAATCTGATTCTAACAGTACTTCTAATCCAATTCCTGGTGACTCCatttcaaaacaatgaattaCGACACCACAAGAACTAATATCAAACTTACTGCATCTTCTCCTGATATGTCCCGTTCCTTGTCTGTTCCTGCAGCCAAGACCCCACCTTCAGTCACTCCCGCATTCATTTCCTGATCCTCAACATTGCCatttttcttcaacttgaacTTGTAGGTGGGCAGAGCATTTATAGATTCTGGGGTTGCTCCTCTAGTCTGAGAATGGTCCTCACGAATGCCCAAAACAGAAATTATGCAAGGCAAGCAGCAACATATTGTTGcacataatataaaaggcatggcaTATCCAATACAGCTGAACGTAAGAAACACTATACATAATCTGCAGGCAACCAAGAAACATTTCGGTAGCTCAACTAGGGAAAACCCCAGAAAAAGTAAGCCAATATCATGTCATTACTGGTACCTATACAACTTGGGTGCATCAGAAGGTGAAGAGTGACCTCCGAATATCCAGACATTGCCCACAACAAACCAGACTGCAAAGAAGCAATCTAATGCCATCTTGAAATGGTCCACTACACCATTAATTCTGCAAAACAGAAACCAAACTTCACTTTATAGCACTGTCAATCAAGCATTAAAAGTTTAatcttttattccatttttttggGGGTGGGGGATTGGGcagatgaaaataaaagagcTCCATCTCTTTTATGGCTAAAATTACCGACGAGGAACCTTTGACTTCGTATTAGTGTCTACTTGGTTGTGCGCACCACAAtaaactccataaaatttacACAAGTTTCTGATTTTGCTCTTCGGGCTACTTGATTTAGACATTTATATTGACACCATCTCAACCTATTAAAGAGAGCTACTGATTCCATGTAGCAACCACACCTGAGAAAGCCAACTTTGCCAATATAGGTCAACAAAAATGACAGGTTGGCAAAAGGATGCAACACTGATAAAACTGAAAACTCTCTCCTTCAACACTTGCTTTAAAACTCATTCAGGGTTACTCTAATAGATTGTCAAGacgaatttgattttaaagcatccaaattcaaaaatcaaaatgGAGCAATTGCTCTCATGGGTCACTAGAAACATTTTGGAACTGGATCCAGCTTTCTTTTATGCAACATCATTGCTTGAAAATGTAAATTTGGTTTCTCCATAACAATacaataaattcaaaataaattgtAACCACTGTAGTCAATCAACCATTCTgtacaattgtttttttttttttttttaagtatcaaCCATTCTGTACAATTGTATTTACAGTAAGCAGAATTGGATCCGTGCAAGCATACTACAAAACTTGCAATAACCACTGCCACCACTACCACTGCCATCAGCATCTCAAATTTGACTATAGCACCACCGCCAACCACCAACTTCATGAAAACAGAGATGCTACCTCACCACAGTACATCACTGCCAGTTACCACATTTCACACAAATGCCACAGTTGCTACTTTTCTAGAGCTGATGGCTAAGGATGGCTAATGGAAAGATCAAACATTCATCCAAATGTCTCGTTACATAAGTCAAGTATTAATAAACTTAGCAAATCCTGAATAAATGCGAATTTTTTTCACATTAGTCCAGTTACACTCATCTAAAAAAAAAGACATCCAACATGTCAACCTCATTAGTTGCTAAAATGTTACTGCTTATCACCCTAAACTATTGTAGCCACGACCAACAATAACTACGAAGGAAGGACTATAAAAATTGATGGAGAGAATATCAACCGACAGTTTTGTGGATATGAGATTGAAGTTCAAGGAAACCATAAATTTTCGTAACAAACCTCATCTTCATTGACTAAAATGTACTAATATTCTTTAGTTGCTAAGAacagtatatataatattcaaggTCTCAAATATAACAACATGCGATAAATAGGAACATGCACATCTATTTGCAAAGCAAAAAGAATCACTGGATATTTGAATACTATATGaaccaaacaaaaaatgcaAAGATACCGTGTAGTTAAGTTTCCAATTTGGTCGTTCCTTGATAAATACTCCGAGGTTCGAAGATTTTCCTCGTTTAAAGATTGAGTGACAGAGATAGCAGTATAAGAAGCAGGTTCAGCAGTATTGCTCTGAGAAGAGCCTTGATGTGATTGAGAAGAATCTTGCTCAGTACCCTGGTTGCGGTTACGAAATCGCCAATAGAGAATAGGAAGTGTTGCAACACAACCGGAGGCATAACCCACAACCCACGCAAACAATGGGGTTTGTGGGTTTTCATTTCTTGACAATGACAAAACAACAATAGATGCGATAATTTGACTCATGGTGACAATCAGCTCAACAGAGATCCATAGCCCAGAATTCAATGGGCTCCTGCGGCGATGACGATAGCCATCACCTCTTCTCCTGAACGAGGAACTCCTAGAGTTTAATCTATCTGATGACGATAAAGAAGTTTGATAAGTGGGAACTTGCGTGCTACTGGATAGTCTATTATCTTCATGCTGTGTTGAATCCACTCTAGGTGGCTGTCCATCATGAGAAGAGCTTGATGAGGCATCATCATTCCTATTTATGTCAACTATGTGTTGCTGGATGTCATGGCTTTCTACCCGCTCCATTAGCAAAGGGTATTGGTCAGTTTGAGCGTTGCTATTAGTTTCCAGAGAGGTAACATCCATCAAAATCAGGTGGCCAGCTTAGAAGGCAAGAAAGCATAGATCCCTAATAATGAGTCTTCCAACCTTTTCAACCTCCTCCCAATTATCTTTATGaacaaatataaaacttttCTAGTATGCTGAATGGCTTGCAAAAGGATCCCCGCAACACTTGACACCACAAGTTCTAAAGGATTCAACTTTCTTTCTGTTTTATATGAAGGCTGCCAAAGAATCAGAACATTAATCAATTGCTTTACTTGACAAGTTACAACAGAGCCAAGTTCCAACAGCAGAGACACCATCAAAGTCAAAATGTAATATCACATAATTCACAAGACCCGTAACATCAGCTTACCAAAAAGCTGATTAATGGAGCAATCAGACGAGAGTAGTTACATGTTTCATGtatcattttttacatatttacaTTTAAACGTCAATATTTTTGTGAACAAGTTTGTGAAAATCACGACAGGAAAACGAAAACAATTAACTCTTATTAATCCGTGGTACCAAGATAGACGATCAAAGAGATTTTATGAACAGGTTAAAACGTAGCGgtgaaaatacacatacatTGACAAACGCAAACAATAACATTTCCAGCATCTTTTGCATCTTTTGCAGAATTGGAGAACGggaaattataaaattcaaaatgcatCGCATGTTCCACTAAATCATCCTTGTACAGCAATAATTCAAACCAGTACACAACCACCCCGGAGCACAGAGACCCGCTGGCTGAAAATCCAAGATAAACCTACTTCCCAGCATTTAGAACCGATATCAAGCTCAGAAACAAAACCCAGAAATcaaaaattacttatatataatttgtaatatATTGAACTCATTTGTGAGAAATCACCAACGGTTG
This genomic interval from Carya illinoinensis cultivar Pawnee chromosome 2, C.illinoinensisPawnee_v1, whole genome shotgun sequence contains the following:
- the LOC122301078 gene encoding E3 ubiquitin-protein ligase At1g63170 — translated: MDVTSLETNSNAQTDQYPLLMERVESHDIQQHIVDINRNDDASSSSSHDGQPPRVDSTQHEDNRLSSSTQVPTYQTSLSSSDRLNSRSSSFRRRGDGYRHRRRSPLNSGLWISVELIVTMSQIIASIVVLSLSRNENPQTPLFAWVVGYASGCVATLPILYWRFRNRNQGTEQDSSQSHQGSSQSNTAEPASYTAISVTQSLNEENLRTSEYLSRNDQIGNLTTRINGVVDHFKMALDCFFAVWFVVGNVWIFGGHSSPSDAPKLYRLCIVFLTFSCIGYAMPFILCATICCCLPCIISVLGIREDHSQTRGATPESINALPTYKFKLKKNGNVEDQEMNAGVTEGGVLAAGTDKERDISGEDAVCCICLAKYVDDDELRELPCFHVFHVECVDKWLKINALCPLCKSDVGERIVTSS